A section of the Pseudomonas fluorescens genome encodes:
- a CDS encoding DUF1656 domain-containing protein gives MPREIAFHGIYMPTMTLMFFIAAGLAWALDRFLAGFDLYRFFWHPALLRLSLFTCLFGAMALTVYR, from the coding sequence ATGCCCCGTGAAATCGCTTTCCACGGCATCTACATGCCGACCATGACCCTGATGTTTTTCATCGCGGCAGGGCTGGCCTGGGCCCTGGATCGCTTCCTTGCCGGCTTTGACCTGTACCGTTTTTTCTGGCACCCGGCGCTGTTGCGCCTGAGCCTGTTCACCTGTCTTTTCGGCGCCATGGCGCTGACCGTCTACCGTTGA
- a CDS encoding HlyD family secretion protein — protein sequence MKKFFSLLATLLVLALAIWIGRTLWVHYMQTPWTRDGRVRADIINVAADVTGEVVDVPVRDNQLVKKGDLLMQIDPEHYRIAVKQAQSLVASRKATWEMRKVNAHRRADLDALVISKENRDDASNIADSALADYQHALAQLEAAELNLKRTQVVAAVDGYVTNLNVHRGDYARIGEAKMAVVDKNSFWVYGFFEETKLPRVRVGDKADMQLMSGETLKGHVESISRGIYDRDNPESRELIADVNPTFNWVRLAQRVPVRIHIDEVPEGVLLAAGITCTVIVNPIQG from the coding sequence ATGAAAAAGTTTTTCAGCCTGCTCGCAACCCTGCTGGTGTTGGCCCTGGCGATCTGGATAGGTCGTACGTTGTGGGTGCACTACATGCAGACCCCGTGGACCCGCGATGGCCGGGTGCGTGCCGATATCATCAACGTCGCCGCAGACGTGACCGGCGAAGTGGTCGACGTGCCGGTACGCGACAACCAGTTGGTGAAAAAGGGCGACCTGCTGATGCAGATCGACCCCGAGCACTACCGCATCGCAGTCAAGCAGGCGCAATCACTGGTGGCTTCACGCAAGGCCACCTGGGAGATGCGCAAGGTCAACGCCCATCGCCGCGCCGACCTCGATGCCCTGGTGATCTCCAAGGAAAACCGCGACGACGCCAGCAACATTGCCGACTCGGCCCTGGCCGACTACCAGCACGCCCTGGCGCAGCTGGAAGCTGCCGAGCTCAATCTCAAGCGCACCCAGGTTGTAGCGGCGGTTGATGGCTACGTCACCAACCTCAACGTGCACCGTGGCGATTACGCGCGCATCGGCGAAGCCAAGATGGCGGTAGTCGATAAGAACTCGTTCTGGGTCTACGGCTTCTTCGAAGAAACCAAGCTGCCCCGCGTCAGGGTCGGGGACAAGGCCGATATGCAACTGATGAGCGGCGAGACCCTCAAGGGCCACGTAGAAAGCATCTCCCGCGGTATTTACGACCGCGACAACCCCGAGAGCCGCGAACTGATCGCCGACGTGAACCCGACGTTCAACTGGGTGCGCCTGGCCCAGCGGGTGCCGGTGCGTATTCATATCGATGAAGTGCCAGAGGGGGTGTTGTTGGCGGCGGGGATTACCTGCACGGTGATCGTGAACCCGATACAAGGCTAA
- a CDS encoding SDR family oxidoreductase — MPNVLITGCSSGIGRALADAFKVAGYDVWASARRPEDVTALATAGFQAVQLDVNDGAALAQLAGQVGELDVLINNAGYGAMGPLLDGGTEAMQHQFQTNVFSLVGVTQALFPALRKRQGLVVNIGSVSGVLVTPFAGAYCASKAAVHALSDALRMELAPFGVRVMEVQPGAINTAFAKNAGTQAELLINEQSPWWPLRESIRARSQASQDKPTPASRFAADVLKAVQQSEPPRLLRSGNGSRALPLMAALLPKGLLEKVLKKRFGLDGQL; from the coding sequence ATGCCCAACGTACTTATCACCGGTTGCTCCAGCGGCATTGGCCGTGCCCTGGCCGATGCCTTCAAGGTTGCAGGCTACGACGTGTGGGCCAGCGCCCGCCGCCCCGAAGACGTCACCGCCCTGGCAACTGCCGGTTTCCAGGCTGTACAGCTGGACGTCAACGATGGCGCGGCCCTGGCGCAATTGGCCGGACAGGTGGGCGAGCTGGATGTATTGATCAACAACGCCGGCTACGGCGCCATGGGCCCGCTGCTCGATGGCGGTACCGAGGCAATGCAGCACCAGTTCCAGACCAATGTGTTCTCCCTCGTCGGCGTGACCCAGGCACTATTCCCCGCCCTGCGCAAGCGCCAGGGGCTGGTGGTGAACATCGGCAGTGTTTCCGGGGTGCTGGTCACACCGTTTGCCGGCGCCTACTGCGCCTCCAAGGCCGCCGTGCATGCACTGAGCGACGCATTGCGCATGGAACTGGCACCGTTTGGCGTGCGGGTCATGGAAGTGCAGCCGGGGGCGATCAACACTGCCTTTGCCAAGAATGCCGGCACCCAGGCCGAATTGCTGATCAATGAACAATCACCGTGGTGGCCACTGCGCGAAAGCATCCGCGCCCGCTCCCAAGCCTCACAAGACAAGCCGACCCCGGCCAGCCGCTTTGCGGCGGATGTACTCAAGGCCGTGCAACAGAGCGAGCCGCCACGCCTGCTGCGCTCGGGCAACGGCAGCCGGGCGTTGCCGTTGATGGCGGCGCTGCTGCCCAAGGGGTTGCTGGAGAAGGTGTTGAAGAAGCGGTTTGGCTTGGATGGCCAGTTGTAG